One genomic segment of Petrotoga sp. 9PW.55.5.1 includes these proteins:
- the prfB gene encoding peptide chain release factor 2: MIEYEIKVKISELRESFENLKELFDVQKVKKEIHKLDKEMMDPTLWDDPQRAQKISKRAQDLKNELLEFNKLESDFEDLEIAVELSDEDQGMTNQVDEILKDIEKKISVFNMKALLSGEYDDANAFLTIHPGAGGTESQDWTSMLFRMYTRWADKNNFKIETIDFQEGDEAGIKNVTIKISGEYVYGKLRYESGVHRLVRISPFDSNARRHTSFASVSVMPELDEDVEIEINMEELKIDTYRSGGAGGQHVNKTDSAVRITHLPTGIVVAVQNERSQHQNKANALKILKSKLYELEQQKNIEERMKIRGEVKDISWGNQIRSYVLYPYTMVKDHRTGYETSNAQAVLDGEIDGFIEEELLFFAKYK, translated from the coding sequence ATGATAGAATATGAAATTAAAGTCAAAATTAGCGAACTTAGAGAAAGTTTTGAAAATTTAAAAGAGCTTTTTGACGTTCAAAAGGTAAAAAAAGAGATTCACAAGTTAGATAAAGAAATGATGGACCCAACGCTTTGGGACGATCCTCAAAGAGCTCAAAAGATTTCAAAAAGAGCTCAAGATTTAAAAAATGAATTACTTGAATTTAACAAGTTAGAAAGTGATTTTGAAGATCTAGAAATAGCTGTTGAATTATCTGATGAGGATCAAGGTATGACTAATCAAGTTGATGAAATATTAAAAGATATAGAAAAAAAGATTTCAGTTTTTAATATGAAAGCCTTGCTTTCAGGAGAGTATGATGATGCTAATGCTTTTTTAACAATACATCCAGGTGCTGGCGGTACAGAATCTCAGGATTGGACTTCAATGTTGTTTAGAATGTATACAAGATGGGCTGATAAAAATAATTTTAAAATAGAAACTATAGATTTCCAAGAGGGCGATGAAGCAGGTATTAAAAATGTTACCATTAAAATTTCTGGTGAATACGTTTATGGAAAACTTAGATACGAAAGTGGTGTACATCGATTGGTAAGAATTTCTCCTTTTGATTCAAATGCCAGAAGACACACCTCTTTTGCTTCTGTTTCTGTTATGCCTGAATTGGATGAAGATGTTGAAATAGAAATAAATATGGAAGAATTAAAGATTGATACATATAGATCTGGTGGAGCTGGCGGGCAGCATGTTAATAAAACTGATTCTGCAGTTAGAATAACTCATCTTCCAACAGGTATAGTTGTGGCAGTTCAAAATGAACGCTCGCAGCATCAGAATAAAGCAAATGCTTTGAAAATTTTAAAGTCCAAATTATACGAATTAGAGCAACAAAAAAATATTGAAGAAAGAATGAAAATTCGTGGAGAAGTTAAAGATATTTCTTGGGGAAATCAGATAAGGTCATATGTTTTGTATCCATATACTATGGTTAAAGATCATAGAACAGGGTATGAAACATCTAACGCCCAAGCAGTTTTGGATGGTGAAATAGACGGTTTTATAGAAGAAGAATTATTATTTTTTGCAAAATATAAATAA
- a CDS encoding HAMP domain-containing sensor histidine kinase, whose translation MQKQIEKEYYIESFQEMVELLQEINWDESEKDFLSKILKIAIKIIPEAEYGSIWLIEGALYKAIVGMGYDQSLIKDMIVPLNESYINEHLDKEFMEVKDILDYNSPETDLYKISKKIHHENNNMVTLISALKNKERIIGHIYIDSFNVNSFSDDSKKMIRMFSNLASIFLTLKFLRDAEKETLELNSDYLSFISHELRTPLTAIIGFAETILNNTELETSEIKNIVKKMLFSAKHMNSLIDDISTFNKLNRETHLKLKKIDLKKVVYEVLSMLELTASPDLEINLNYPTNIPKEIETDETKLKQVLVNVIGNAIKYTDQGSVSVNIEFDNYTKHFVITVKDTGPGIPKEKIKDIFKPFFRLSKEKPGSGLGLAIVKRNLENLKGSVSVESSTGQGTTFVIKLPKSIRNIVKKDLS comes from the coding sequence ATGCAAAAACAAATAGAAAAAGAATATTATATTGAATCTTTCCAAGAAATGGTTGAATTATTACAAGAAATAAACTGGGATGAGTCCGAAAAAGATTTTTTATCTAAGATTTTGAAGATCGCTATTAAAATAATCCCAGAGGCTGAGTATGGTTCAATCTGGTTAATCGAAGGAGCGCTGTATAAAGCCATAGTTGGCATGGGGTATGATCAAAGTTTAATTAAAGATATGATTGTTCCATTAAATGAGTCATATATTAACGAACATTTGGATAAAGAATTTATGGAAGTTAAAGATATTCTAGATTATAACTCCCCGGAAACGGATTTGTATAAAATAAGCAAAAAGATACATCATGAAAATAACAATATGGTTACTTTAATTTCAGCACTTAAAAATAAAGAGAGAATAATAGGTCACATTTACATTGATAGTTTCAATGTTAATTCGTTTTCTGATGATTCAAAAAAAATGATTAGAATGTTTAGTAACTTAGCATCTATTTTTTTAACTTTAAAATTCTTAAGAGATGCTGAGAAAGAAACTTTAGAGTTGAATTCTGATTACTTAAGTTTCATAAGCCATGAATTAAGGACACCTTTAACTGCCATTATCGGTTTTGCTGAGACTATATTGAATAATACTGAGTTAGAAACTAGCGAAATTAAAAATATTGTAAAGAAGATGCTATTCTCAGCAAAGCATATGAATTCACTCATAGATGATATTTCAACATTTAACAAGTTGAACAGGGAAACTCACCTAAAATTGAAAAAGATTGATTTGAAAAAAGTAGTTTATGAGGTATTATCTATGTTAGAATTGACTGCTTCTCCCGATCTTGAGATTAATTTAAATTACCCCACAAATATCCCAAAAGAGATCGAAACCGATGAAACAAAACTTAAGCAAGTATTAGTTAATGTCATTGGTAATGCCATAAAATATACTGATCAAGGATCCGTTAGTGTAAATATTGAATTTGATAATTATACAAAACATTTTGTGATTACTGTAAAAGATACGGGTCCGGGCATCCCTAAAGAAAAAATAAAGGATATCTTTAAACCCTTTTTTAGGCTTTCAAAGGAAAAACCTGGAAGTGGTTTGGGACTTGCTATAGTCAAAAGAAACTTAGAAAATTTGAAGGGATCTGTTTCAGTCGAATCGAGTACAGGACAAGGAACAACCTTTGTTATTAAATTGCCTAAATCAATTAGAAATATTGTAAAGAAGGATCTTTCATAA
- the secA gene encoding preprotein translocase subunit SecA translates to MLFGLIDKNKSLIKRYAKITKKINELEKSIRSLSDNELSGKTEEFKNRINQGESLDNLLPEAFAVVREASRRTVGMRHFDVQLMGGIALHEGKITEMKTGEGKTLVATLPIYLNALTGENVHLATHNDYLAKRDAQWMGPVYEFLGLKVGFIQANMDKEDRRKAYEANVTYGTANEFGFDYLRDNLVYEKGEKVQKGHFFAIVDEADSILIDEARTPLIISGPSDTPSELYRRFASLSKRFVPDKDYTIDEKQKSLSLTEEGISKAEKLLSLENLYDPSNIKYLFHLLNALKAINFFKRDKDYIIKDGEVIIVDEFTGRLLPGRRYSEGLHQAIEAKEGVKIKEESVTFATITFQNYFRMYKKLSGMTGTAKTEEDEFKAIYNSEVVIIPTNEPVIREDRNDLIYKTTKEKYEAIIDEIVNRNKKGQPVLVGTTSIENSEVLSEMLRKKGVPHEVLNAKQHEREAEIVAKAGEKNAVTIATNMAGRGTDIKLGEGVKELGGLLVLGTERHESRRIDNQLIGRAGRQGDPGESIFIISFEDDVLRLFGGERMKNLMNALKIEEGQPIEHKMLSKVIRDAQKKIEGIHFSIRKRLYEFDSVMDKQRTVIYNHRDWILEQDNYDEHIEDIIKDFVERIVTSSWDENEERVDKKAINQKLKQYLIVSDIKGETIEEVEKEVFDLLWERYKYKKEEFGEDFNKIAKFVMLRIIDEKWRYHLDSIEALKESVGLRSYGQKDPVMEFKKESYLMFDQMVDSIYDEIVNYLMRIVKVVPEKEEKEAKKIYANLNFVHNNNNSAIEGSNDSNNSKSKENKSANKIRKRYKVKR, encoded by the coding sequence ATGTTATTTGGTTTGATTGATAAAAATAAAAGTCTGATTAAAAGATACGCTAAGATAACTAAAAAGATAAATGAGCTAGAGAAAAGTATTCGATCATTAAGTGATAATGAATTGTCTGGAAAAACTGAAGAGTTCAAAAACAGAATCAATCAAGGGGAAAGTTTGGATAATTTATTGCCAGAGGCATTTGCCGTAGTCAGAGAAGCTTCACGAAGAACTGTTGGAATGAGGCATTTTGACGTCCAGTTAATGGGGGGTATAGCTTTACACGAGGGAAAAATAACAGAGATGAAAACGGGTGAAGGTAAAACGTTAGTTGCAACCCTTCCAATATATTTAAATGCTTTAACTGGGGAAAATGTTCACCTAGCAACTCACAATGATTATTTAGCTAAAAGAGATGCTCAATGGATGGGGCCAGTTTATGAGTTTTTGGGATTAAAAGTAGGGTTTATTCAGGCAAATATGGATAAGGAAGATAGAAGGAAAGCGTATGAAGCTAACGTGACCTATGGAACAGCAAATGAATTTGGATTTGATTATCTAAGGGATAATTTGGTTTATGAAAAAGGAGAAAAAGTTCAAAAGGGTCATTTCTTTGCAATTGTTGACGAAGCAGATTCTATATTGATAGACGAGGCAAGAACTCCACTCATTATTTCTGGACCATCTGATACACCATCTGAACTTTATCGAAGATTTGCCTCTCTTTCTAAGAGGTTTGTGCCTGATAAGGATTATACAATAGACGAGAAACAAAAGTCTTTGTCCCTGACAGAAGAAGGAATAAGTAAAGCAGAAAAACTGCTGTCTTTAGAGAATTTATACGATCCAAGTAATATTAAATACCTATTCCATCTTTTGAATGCCTTAAAAGCTATCAATTTTTTCAAAAGGGATAAAGATTATATAATTAAAGACGGAGAAGTAATTATAGTTGATGAATTCACAGGAAGGTTATTACCTGGAAGGAGATATTCTGAAGGTCTGCATCAAGCTATAGAAGCAAAAGAAGGAGTTAAAATAAAAGAAGAAAGTGTTACTTTTGCCACTATAACTTTCCAAAATTATTTTAGAATGTACAAAAAATTATCTGGTATGACTGGTACAGCCAAAACCGAAGAAGATGAATTCAAAGCTATTTATAATTCTGAGGTTGTAATAATACCTACTAATGAACCCGTAATAAGAGAAGATAGGAATGATTTAATATATAAAACAACAAAAGAAAAATATGAAGCAATTATTGATGAAATTGTGAATAGAAATAAAAAAGGGCAGCCTGTTTTGGTGGGAACTACTTCTATAGAAAACAGTGAAGTTTTAAGTGAAATGCTCAGAAAAAAAGGAGTACCTCATGAAGTTTTAAATGCAAAACAGCATGAAAGAGAAGCAGAAATCGTTGCTAAAGCGGGAGAGAAAAATGCGGTTACAATAGCTACTAATATGGCCGGTAGAGGTACAGATATAAAGTTGGGAGAAGGGGTAAAAGAACTCGGAGGTTTATTAGTATTAGGGACTGAAAGGCATGAGAGTAGAAGAATAGATAATCAGTTGATAGGTAGGGCTGGAAGGCAAGGAGATCCGGGAGAATCAATATTTATAATTTCTTTTGAAGATGATGTTTTAAGGCTCTTTGGTGGAGAGCGTATGAAGAACCTTATGAACGCTCTAAAAATAGAAGAAGGCCAACCAATTGAGCATAAAATGCTTAGTAAAGTTATAAGAGATGCTCAAAAGAAAATAGAAGGTATACATTTTTCAATTAGAAAGAGACTCTACGAATTTGACTCTGTGATGGATAAACAAAGAACCGTAATATATAATCATAGAGATTGGATACTGGAGCAAGATAATTATGACGAACATATAGAAGACATTATCAAAGATTTTGTGGAAAGGATAGTCACATCATCTTGGGATGAAAATGAAGAAAGAGTTGACAAAAAAGCTATAAACCAAAAGTTAAAACAATATTTAATTGTTTCTGATATAAAAGGAGAAACAATAGAAGAAGTAGAAAAGGAAGTTTTTGATCTTTTGTGGGAAAGATACAAATACAAAAAGGAAGAGTTTGGAGAAGATTTCAATAAAATAGCTAAATTTGTAATGCTTAGAATAATAGATGAAAAGTGGAGATATCATCTGGATTCAATTGAAGCTCTGAAAGAATCAGTTGGTTTAAGATCTTATGGGCAAAAAGATCCAGTTATGGAATTTAAAAAAGAATCTTACTTGATGTTTGATCAAATGGTCGATAGCATATACGATGAAATTGTTAATTATTTGATGAGGATAGTAAAAGTAGTTCCTGAAAAAGAAGAGAAAGAGGCAAAAAAGATATATGCAAACTTGAATTTCGTTCATAATAATAATAATTCTGCTATTGAAGGCTCAAATGATTCGAATAATTCTAAAAGTAAAGAAAATAAATCTGCCAATAAGATTAGAAAAAGATATAAAGTCAAAAGATAG
- a CDS encoding penicillin-binding transpeptidase domain-containing protein, translating into MELKRIIFIFVFGFLYVFLIFLTFIYNNSLSKDFEELASILESPEYALLLDSEGNTLVYNQKKYEAWIDLDFMKKRKEYEKNKYLLNQRFNEEQMQDKKFLKWGVYDTYEEAYMDLGVLNKFSNIYPVTQRVYNELFNFDQLIGKIGKTTYGIEPFLLEKGLLENQDEIRLSIDLELQKIVYQELLKAVEKESAEGGTAIIMESNTGKIKASVSLYPWNIAYMGYIEPGSTLKPLLIALALDENIVNTNDIFYSGYEYFPTGKNNFRVTESQGYGFGEIGLKETIVHSSNIVISKIMNEILKEFSNQWLYQKLINFGFGAKTGVEFKGEINGILPLPNTWYEITPYQISLGQGIGTTPIQLVSAFNVFANNGKYVQPSFLEDTSTLKRQVISEPTTDIIKDWLGYTVIEGTAKKAYKEGLRIGGKTGTAQKAQSGVGYIKGSYYSLFVGFYPLVDPKYTALIVIDNPKEEFYGGEVAAPVLKDIFYRYTKEKGIETSESKKVYYNNIMPDLTGFSVVEAYNILLNMGINGKDIIIIGNGDKVVSQSISPNKYIDDSKIIELYAFK; encoded by the coding sequence GTGGAATTAAAACGGATCATTTTTATCTTTGTGTTTGGTTTTTTGTACGTTTTCCTTATTTTCTTAACTTTCATATATAATAACTCTTTATCAAAAGACTTCGAAGAATTAGCTTCAATTTTAGAATCTCCTGAATATGCGCTGCTTTTAGACAGCGAAGGTAACACTCTTGTATATAATCAAAAAAAATATGAAGCATGGATAGATTTGGATTTTATGAAAAAAAGGAAAGAATATGAAAAGAACAAGTATTTATTGAATCAGAGATTTAATGAAGAGCAAATGCAGGATAAGAAATTTTTAAAATGGGGTGTCTATGACACGTACGAAGAAGCTTATATGGACCTAGGGGTTTTAAATAAATTTAGTAATATATATCCTGTAACTCAGAGAGTTTATAACGAACTATTTAATTTTGATCAATTAATTGGAAAAATAGGTAAAACGACTTATGGTATAGAACCTTTTTTGTTAGAGAAAGGGCTTCTAGAAAATCAAGATGAAATCCGTTTAAGTATCGATTTAGAACTTCAAAAGATTGTATATCAAGAGTTATTAAAGGCGGTAGAAAAGGAATCTGCCGAAGGTGGAACTGCAATAATAATGGAAAGTAATACTGGGAAAATTAAAGCTAGTGTTTCTTTATACCCTTGGAATATTGCATATATGGGTTATATTGAACCCGGTTCTACTTTAAAACCTTTATTAATAGCTCTTGCTTTGGATGAAAATATTGTAAATACAAACGATATTTTTTATTCTGGTTATGAATACTTTCCAACAGGTAAAAATAATTTTAGAGTAACCGAATCACAAGGTTATGGTTTTGGTGAAATTGGTCTAAAAGAAACTATTGTACATTCCTCGAATATAGTGATCTCAAAAATTATGAATGAAATTCTCAAAGAATTTTCTAATCAATGGCTTTATCAAAAACTAATAAATTTTGGATTTGGTGCTAAAACAGGGGTAGAATTTAAAGGAGAAATAAATGGGATTTTACCTCTACCCAATACTTGGTATGAAATAACTCCTTATCAGATTTCTTTAGGTCAAGGGATAGGGACCACCCCCATACAGTTGGTTTCTGCATTTAATGTTTTTGCAAACAATGGAAAGTATGTCCAACCAAGTTTTTTAGAAGATACAAGTACACTAAAAAGGCAAGTCATATCAGAACCAACTACTGATATAATAAAAGATTGGCTAGGTTATACAGTAATTGAAGGAACAGCAAAAAAAGCTTACAAAGAAGGACTTAGAATTGGTGGAAAAACAGGGACTGCTCAAAAGGCTCAAAGCGGGGTAGGATATATAAAAGGGAGCTATTATTCCTTGTTTGTAGGATTTTATCCATTGGTTGATCCAAAATATACCGCACTGATAGTAATAGATAACCCAAAAGAAGAATTTTATGGTGGGGAAGTAGCTGCCCCAGTTTTGAAAGATATTTTTTATCGCTATACGAAAGAAAAGGGAATTGAAACGTCAGAAAGTAAAAAAGTATATTATAACAATATTATGCCTGATTTAACAGGGTTTTCAGTTGTAGAGGCTTATAATATTCTTTTAAATATGGGAATAAATGGCAAGGACATAATCATCATAGGTAATGGTGATAAAGTTGTTTCTCAATCTATTAGTCCAAACAAATATATCGATGATTCAAAAATTATAGAATTATATGCTTTTAAATGA
- the rsmH gene encoding 16S rRNA (cytosine(1402)-N(4))-methyltransferase RsmH yields MTRKYDSFHKSVMVEESLSYLITEKEGIYVDCTAGEGGHIKAIMQKCENKAKVIGVDIDYEVLEIAEQKLKEISNNITLIKSSYKDIDMVLGGLGIKQVDGFLMDLGVSTFQLKGKNRGFSFLDDEELDMRMDTEASKNAAYVVNNYTQEELRRIIFEYGEEKRFANSIAKSILKNRPINTTQELVSAIKKGLPKSELGNRKRHFATKTFQAIRIEVNDELKNVEDTLAKFEKFLRIGGRVVIITFHSLEDRIVKNFFKNNNKYIFITQKPILPSKEEIINNPRSRSAKLRVAEFVG; encoded by the coding sequence ATAACAAGGAAGTACGATAGTTTTCACAAAAGTGTAATGGTGGAAGAGAGTCTTTCTTATCTAATTACAGAAAAAGAAGGAATTTATGTCGATTGTACTGCTGGTGAAGGCGGACATATTAAAGCGATCATGCAGAAATGTGAAAATAAGGCAAAAGTAATAGGTGTTGATATAGATTATGAGGTTTTGGAGATAGCGGAACAAAAACTGAAAGAAATTTCTAATAATATTACCTTAATTAAATCATCTTATAAAGATATAGATATGGTTTTAGGTGGATTAGGCATAAAACAGGTTGATGGTTTTTTAATGGATTTAGGAGTTTCCACTTTTCAGCTTAAAGGTAAAAACAGGGGATTTTCTTTTCTAGATGATGAAGAGTTAGATATGAGAATGGATACAGAAGCCTCAAAGAATGCTGCTTACGTTGTTAATAATTATACTCAAGAAGAATTAAGGCGTATTATTTTCGAGTATGGGGAAGAAAAAAGATTTGCTAATAGCATAGCTAAAAGCATTTTGAAAAATCGTCCTATAAATACAACTCAAGAATTGGTATCAGCCATAAAAAAAGGACTCCCAAAATCTGAATTAGGGAATCGAAAAAGGCATTTTGCCACAAAAACTTTCCAGGCCATAAGAATTGAAGTTAATGATGAATTAAAGAATGTGGAGGATACACTTGCGAAATTCGAAAAATTTTTAAGAATCGGTGGAAGAGTAGTGATTATAACTTTCCATTCTTTGGAAGATAGGATAGTAAAAAATTTCTTTAAAAATAACAATAAATACATTTTTATTACTCAAAAGCCTATATTACCTTCAAAAGAAGAAATAATAAATAATCCTAGAAGTAGAAGTGCGAAATTAAGAGTGGCGGAGTTTGTAGGATAA
- a CDS encoding DNA polymerase III subunit delta, with protein MSRILLLGNSSIKKRMKIEEIKKNNQDAEFIRLFPENYSSENFSNIFTMGDLFSKKKIIIISDFDKYNISQQEKIARLINQVGEAFKGFIILESQNETKILKSIKFEIKVDANQPPPWKEDLWINYLKEIANKFSKNLNDEAAEKLIQIVGKNEELLYEEVKKLSIYSKSNDILSQEIQEISSVFSTVNLEELCYELARKNQKKVQDEFQKAVSSSNFTSIGMLGYMNRYFLDLYSVILYGENKKYYTWPEIAKISKESQVSQQRVASFLGYNFKSDKTKKTNLENMYSTISLGKIIIELEKLDRSLKAGGDAKVLLASFFHDFCTDKL; from the coding sequence TTGTCAAGAATTTTGTTATTAGGGAACTCATCTATCAAAAAAAGAATGAAAATCGAAGAAATCAAAAAAAATAATCAGGATGCAGAATTTATAAGGCTTTTTCCTGAAAATTATTCATCAGAAAATTTTAGTAATATCTTTACTATGGGAGATTTGTTTTCAAAAAAAAAGATCATAATAATTTCTGATTTTGATAAATATAATATTTCACAACAAGAAAAAATAGCAAGATTGATAAACCAGGTAGGAGAAGCTTTTAAAGGTTTTATTATATTAGAAAGTCAGAATGAAACGAAAATTCTAAAAAGCATAAAATTTGAAATAAAGGTTGATGCAAATCAACCACCACCTTGGAAAGAGGATTTGTGGATCAATTATTTAAAAGAAATAGCGAATAAATTCAGCAAGAATTTAAACGATGAAGCAGCTGAAAAATTAATCCAAATTGTTGGTAAAAATGAAGAGTTACTTTATGAAGAAGTTAAAAAGTTGTCGATATATTCAAAAAGTAACGATATTTTAAGTCAAGAAATTCAAGAAATATCTTCCGTTTTTTCAACTGTAAATTTAGAAGAATTATGTTATGAATTAGCTAGAAAAAACCAAAAAAAAGTACAAGACGAATTTCAAAAAGCAGTTTCATCTTCAAATTTTACATCAATTGGCATGCTAGGATATATGAATAGGTATTTTTTGGATTTGTATTCTGTTATATTATATGGAGAAAACAAAAAATACTATACATGGCCTGAAATAGCTAAAATAAGTAAAGAAAGTCAAGTTTCACAGCAAAGGGTTGCTTCTTTTTTAGGTTATAATTTCAAAAGTGATAAAACAAAAAAAACCAATTTAGAAAATATGTATTCTACTATTTCTTTAGGGAAAATAATAATAGAGCTAGAAAAATTGGATAGATCTTTAAAGGCTGGAGGAGATGCAAAAGTTCTTCTCGCTTCCTTTTTTCACGATTTTTGTACAGATAAGTTATGA